From a single Gammaproteobacteria bacterium genomic region:
- a CDS encoding AAA family ATPase — MIYITKKIINRLLNLQEQKNVQNIHYQSEGPSGYFDRFRYFVEGNPNAWRARDSEAPKSDIKPIIICNSFLTNRSLSLLEINLFNALFKNFVLYPWPGDRVSLFQTQPFTHVADLCERKNAINSATKENIEISLSEVGLSAHDFIILDYTNYQNLIRSLQIWSSFYPLKNPQFLDLTWHSLIDANDRDEILKSVDTKNIIMLKCNALNLEVLDWINIHFPNLTTLKFETIAIELESALQDAGYQLKRNKAQGRYQQWMKIPNQVINVDVKSTAPYAQATDPSNLSLIDCNFDQYVEKLSLNERNAVVNLVIYGVLTEIDLSLFPNLKRIEIHKTNTSKFDFSALPQLEEVLIENCEALNQVNFKDNQQIKNIKVQGCKLLNEIGEAYLPYLEGFIFKSLDNVNVNLNHYPSLKKLTSFAANLHLQGESRALEYLHQANDNLSLPNFSLSSMKVIEWHDCLLPQQLQLIDNEQLNFLTIHYSSLESAVRIHTLDLKNLSALKKLHLFNLSQMQKLHLENLSALQIVDIGYDNQLVGTKDVVILHCDQLKTLKIDTKNCDRLILQDLPSLTSLHILNFSQLGVTQLKHLPSVKNLIIDSAVGLDFIDFNNLENIETLTLINACDLEKIDLSKFIHLKYITLDKCNALKELILPLATTLEVLHIDSCKNLLTIDNLDSTSLTNLSINNCDRLAKIKLEGSNHLQYLKLNNLPELQSVNLSNKPYLKKVKILNSGSDIQIEETPQLRKLFLVNTLNALKVTLNGCKALKNLICISEQDSQILNLSQCTSLATATLSMPNEAQHILNLPQQCLWEKISAANISSSINTDNNVRHSFTDQELKLNHSNKISATSIMSSTMLNANIPVSAYTGKPKPYHAEGNLKFTLTEKDPVDCNHYRLNIIDQVQWIKGKLVFVNKIEPTVLEFLPGSHPHFTSHDVNNLTEKVKRNASEGFGYFEGEVASSMWIPLASQETMSEPPMVKCNPQNAIECYWHPVHKQAYARLKPQIETQHIEILYEYKKNNNYYYPEGEAVTQNHKLIPQVLIDNINALQSVIKDDHDLSFIFNPKLSISKKLELLKLYCLRFHETDQETNNKLSDIDTFIGQMINQEGWCSHRGQVYMVLARYLGVPARMIASEQHVYCEVPFQGRSLQWALIDLNGTARLDLTPLDQRTNTLLSQSQKGNLHFSKKKTDFLKRLKNYLFKPFSIHQSQSLKSSQSKKNCDQLKNYYYAQFLQWVEPEVLLNIPTLIEKRQPLAPLIEIPAGYSAVDVNLLLTNSFQELGYSVFKNYCYIDSAEEFAHYLHPYQFSGGERKKIAGPLQSIIERGGIIVVNWSNFSPEEIASYKSICDARPTLLGNPVNSQVQVIGLIQKNTLTCSAFLSRTKPYTLSTPLIEKMVQHRNEPVIDGNNTITIDLFHSVNWQKYLLGDIQFKDKKILLNEGALIKAIRNNKSIIIYNAPKNNAKFNLLMRRLQDEKVLHFNGKLLYLQNQTIISNQERTLKSHLDNVKINTTAYPLDRKPIYLGLYNLHECYEQLQVRADSHSIHELPGLLAEYNTQKNFFYLTESLPLSDWQELLVYIEENFPKQQFEFVLSDGVAIEKVAYASPTLRDKKSSHIWMSNDPDYTAQQLQIQSSKPTFIIDITPKTSYTDLIAKLNIEANNSGEQFDFSFDFQDAYLALIKGHNIILNGEISPLLYHELLPLFSGDSIKINGEAKLLPGQLMLVLPQLKNNSVGASAQKVNVSLEDYKAMFPTTQWPTLDKIACFYQRVDRIPHRGIGLPPRPALTFASITRFLNKLSHPDKIGRNPIKGLFLYDYPKESATFAYINVMGKYLFGNQSDDIVKQRKLRKLFQHYNIRHLDDVENHVWQILNCLSPKKIKTILGANLDESINYPKVSHATLEAIWQAIIEVLANRYNDEPDLFKTENHFNRLLHDEKIPIIFLKGEAGTGKTRSYKKIKKRVQFPCFEGEDGLVAWLKQTPTCPTVLFLDEANMEKPGTWNFLKGLMRKDKVVYYHGKKYELSSFHKVVITGNPESYPGRFYHSIFQDSAETIWFSMPDDCFIKDNILKKKLTEFNLNKEHYIDALLNTYHLIAKLHPTFIFSLRDLKNLVMRFCVLMQTHSDSIDHWQDYIFRAACAEFAGTIQDTNARNLFVSKLRPHGSQLFLHSDSHSPLIFIASHTGLPSDAAMLLESLEQDLLLRQFALQNAAVHKHCYYKKGVLLIGPPGVGKSFLLKTLLEHHGFHPDAPLSSQKYYEISVAKEKDIAKTLTRAFHEGAIVILDEINLDNTLEKLLNQLLTGRDLKGQRADHPGFMIMASQNPNYFAGRQSNSKSLYNRLSVRHFDSFSVTALTQIARNHHIPHPAAFAKAFKQCELTYPARATLRTYYNFANTFFNNKKRKADLTLPSVHRMRVNSKA, encoded by the coding sequence ATGATTTACATAACAAAAAAAATAATCAATCGTTTATTAAATTTACAAGAACAAAAGAATGTACAAAACATTCATTACCAATCCGAAGGACCAAGCGGTTATTTTGATCGCTTTCGCTACTTCGTGGAAGGAAATCCCAATGCTTGGCGCGCGCGCGATAGTGAAGCGCCAAAATCTGATATTAAACCCATTATTATTTGTAATAGTTTTTTAACCAATCGATCCCTGTCATTGCTTGAAATTAATTTATTCAATGCACTTTTTAAAAATTTTGTTCTTTATCCATGGCCAGGCGACCGAGTATCTTTGTTTCAAACGCAACCGTTTACTCATGTCGCTGATTTATGTGAAAGAAAAAATGCCATAAATTCAGCAACTAAAGAAAATATTGAAATAAGTCTGTCCGAAGTTGGCTTGTCGGCGCATGATTTTATTATCTTAGATTATACAAATTACCAAAATCTTATTCGCAGTTTACAGATATGGTCTTCGTTTTATCCGCTCAAAAATCCCCAATTTTTAGACTTAACTTGGCACTCCTTAATTGATGCTAATGATAGAGATGAAATATTAAAATCTGTCGATACTAAAAACATCATCATGTTAAAATGCAATGCTCTCAATCTCGAAGTTTTAGATTGGATAAACATTCATTTTCCTAATCTAACCACGCTCAAATTTGAGACTATAGCAATCGAATTAGAAAGTGCCCTTCAGGATGCGGGATATCAATTAAAAAGAAACAAAGCCCAAGGTCGATATCAGCAATGGATGAAAATACCTAATCAAGTCATCAATGTTGATGTAAAAAGTACTGCACCTTATGCGCAAGCAACAGATCCAAGCAATCTTAGCTTAATCGATTGTAATTTCGATCAGTACGTAGAAAAGTTATCTCTCAATGAACGCAATGCGGTTGTTAATCTTGTCATCTATGGTGTTTTGACAGAGATTGATTTAAGTCTCTTTCCTAATCTAAAACGTATTGAAATTCATAAAACGAACACTTCAAAATTTGATTTTTCAGCTTTACCACAACTAGAAGAAGTTTTAATTGAAAATTGTGAAGCGTTAAATCAAGTCAACTTTAAAGATAATCAACAAATAAAAAATATAAAAGTTCAAGGATGTAAATTGTTAAATGAAATAGGGGAGGCGTACCTACCATACTTAGAAGGCTTTATTTTCAAATCATTGGACAATGTTAATGTTAATTTAAATCATTATCCTTCATTAAAGAAGTTGACTTCATTTGCTGCTAATCTTCATTTGCAAGGCGAATCAAGGGCCCTTGAATATTTACATCAAGCAAATGATAATTTAAGTCTGCCAAATTTTTCATTAAGTTCTATGAAGGTTATTGAATGGCATGATTGTCTTCTTCCACAACAATTGCAACTAATAGACAATGAACAGCTAAATTTTCTTACAATACATTATTCTTCATTAGAGTCGGCAGTTCGAATACATACGCTTGATCTTAAAAATTTATCAGCCCTCAAAAAATTACATTTATTTAATTTATCTCAGATGCAAAAACTTCATCTTGAGAATTTATCAGCGCTTCAAATAGTAGATATTGGATATGACAATCAGTTAGTTGGCACGAAAGATGTTGTAATACTTCATTGTGATCAATTGAAAACCCTGAAAATTGATACTAAAAACTGCGATAGACTTATTTTGCAAGATTTGCCTAGTCTTACTTCCTTGCATATTCTAAATTTTTCGCAATTAGGTGTCACGCAATTAAAGCATTTACCAAGCGTTAAGAATTTAATTATTGATTCTGCCGTTGGGTTAGATTTTATTGATTTCAATAACCTCGAAAATATCGAAACATTAACCCTCATTAATGCTTGTGATCTTGAAAAAATAGATTTATCAAAATTCATACATTTAAAATATATTACCCTTGATAAATGTAACGCATTAAAGGAATTGATTTTACCACTTGCTACCACGTTAGAAGTTTTGCATATTGATAGTTGCAAAAATTTACTTACTATTGATAATCTTGACTCAACCTCGCTTACAAATTTAAGTATTAATAATTGCGATAGGCTTGCCAAGATTAAATTAGAAGGCAGTAATCACTTACAATATTTAAAGCTTAATAACTTGCCTGAATTACAATCGGTTAATTTATCAAATAAACCTTATTTGAAAAAAGTTAAAATTCTCAATTCTGGGTCTGATATACAAATTGAGGAAACGCCACAACTCCGCAAATTATTTTTAGTTAATACACTCAATGCCCTAAAAGTAACACTCAATGGCTGCAAAGCTTTAAAAAATCTTATTTGTATCAGCGAACAAGACAGCCAAATATTGAATCTTAGTCAGTGTACTTCCCTGGCTACGGCAACTCTATCCATGCCCAATGAAGCCCAGCATATCTTAAATTTACCCCAGCAATGTTTATGGGAAAAAATATCAGCAGCAAACATATCTTCTTCGATCAATACCGATAATAATGTACGTCATAGCTTTACTGACCAAGAATTGAAGCTTAATCACAGCAATAAAATTAGCGCAACTTCCATCATGTCATCAACTATGCTCAATGCCAATATTCCCGTGAGTGCTTATACTGGAAAACCTAAGCCCTACCACGCAGAGGGCAATTTAAAGTTTACTTTAACAGAAAAAGACCCAGTCGATTGTAATCATTATCGGTTAAATATTATCGATCAAGTTCAATGGATTAAAGGTAAGTTAGTTTTTGTTAATAAGATAGAGCCTACTGTTTTGGAATTTTTACCCGGTTCACATCCTCATTTTACAAGTCATGATGTAAACAATTTAACAGAAAAAGTAAAAAGAAATGCGAGCGAAGGGTTTGGTTATTTTGAAGGTGAAGTCGCGTCTTCGATGTGGATACCCTTAGCATCACAAGAAACGATGAGTGAGCCACCTATGGTTAAATGTAACCCTCAAAATGCTATTGAATGTTACTGGCATCCGGTTCATAAACAAGCTTATGCCCGCCTTAAACCGCAAATAGAAACTCAACATATTGAAATTCTTTATGAATATAAAAAAAATAATAATTATTATTATCCAGAAGGAGAAGCTGTAACTCAAAATCATAAGTTAATTCCTCAAGTTCTGATTGATAACATAAACGCACTCCAGTCGGTTATCAAAGATGACCATGATTTAAGCTTTATATTTAATCCAAAATTATCCATCTCTAAAAAATTGGAATTATTGAAATTATATTGCTTAAGGTTTCACGAAACGGATCAAGAAACTAATAATAAGTTGTCAGATATTGACACTTTTATTGGTCAGATGATCAATCAAGAAGGGTGGTGTTCACACCGCGGACAAGTCTACATGGTTTTAGCTCGCTATCTCGGTGTGCCTGCACGAATGATTGCAAGTGAGCAACATGTTTATTGTGAAGTGCCCTTTCAAGGGCGTTCTTTGCAATGGGCTCTTATTGACTTAAATGGTACGGCGCGACTTGATCTAACTCCTTTAGACCAACGCACTAATACTCTTTTATCGCAAAGTCAGAAGGGTAATTTGCATTTTTCTAAAAAGAAGACAGATTTTCTTAAGCGTTTAAAAAATTATCTCTTTAAGCCTTTTTCTATCCATCAATCGCAATCATTGAAATCAAGTCAATCCAAAAAAAATTGTGATCAATTAAAAAATTATTATTACGCGCAGTTTTTGCAATGGGTGGAGCCTGAAGTTTTGCTGAATATCCCAACGTTAATTGAAAAACGTCAACCCCTTGCTCCGTTGATAGAAATTCCAGCAGGATATAGTGCAGTTGATGTTAATTTATTATTAACGAATTCTTTTCAAGAGCTAGGCTATTCAGTTTTTAAAAATTATTGTTACATTGATTCCGCGGAAGAATTTGCGCATTATCTTCACCCCTACCAATTTTCGGGGGGGGAAAGAAAAAAAATTGCGGGACCATTGCAATCCATCATTGAGCGAGGCGGTATCATTGTTGTGAACTGGTCTAACTTTTCTCCCGAAGAAATTGCAAGTTATAAAAGCATTTGTGATGCTCGTCCTACCTTACTAGGAAATCCGGTTAACTCCCAAGTTCAAGTCATTGGACTTATTCAAAAAAATACCTTAACTTGCTCTGCATTCTTATCCCGCACTAAGCCTTATACTTTATCTACTCCATTAATCGAAAAAATGGTTCAACATAGAAATGAGCCTGTTATTGATGGAAATAATACAATTACTATTGATCTGTTTCATAGTGTAAATTGGCAAAAATATTTACTGGGTGATATTCAATTTAAAGATAAAAAAATTCTTTTAAATGAGGGTGCGCTCATTAAAGCTATTCGAAATAATAAAAGCATTATTATTTATAATGCACCTAAAAATAACGCTAAATTTAATTTATTAATGCGTCGGTTGCAGGATGAAAAAGTCTTACATTTTAACGGTAAATTATTGTACTTGCAAAATCAAACTATCATTTCCAATCAAGAACGTACGCTCAAAAGTCATCTTGATAATGTGAAAATAAATACAACAGCTTACCCTCTTGATCGAAAGCCAATTTATTTGGGTTTATATAATTTGCATGAGTGTTATGAGCAATTGCAAGTAAGAGCTGACTCACATTCAATACATGAATTGCCCGGATTGTTAGCGGAATATAACACTCAGAAGAATTTCTTTTATCTCACCGAATCATTACCCTTAAGCGATTGGCAAGAATTACTAGTCTATATTGAAGAAAATTTTCCTAAGCAACAGTTTGAATTTGTATTAAGTGATGGCGTTGCCATTGAAAAAGTAGCCTATGCTTCGCCTACGTTGAGAGATAAGAAATCCAGTCATATATGGATGAGTAATGATCCTGATTATACTGCACAGCAATTACAAATTCAGAGTAGTAAGCCAACTTTTATTATTGATATTACGCCAAAAACTTCTTATACGGATCTTATTGCTAAATTAAATATTGAGGCGAATAATTCAGGCGAACAATTTGATTTTAGCTTTGACTTTCAAGATGCATATCTTGCTTTGATCAAAGGTCATAACATTATTCTAAATGGGGAAATATCGCCTCTTCTATATCATGAGTTATTGCCATTATTTTCAGGCGATTCCATTAAAATAAATGGTGAAGCTAAATTATTGCCCGGACAATTAATGCTTGTATTGCCCCAACTTAAAAATAATAGCGTAGGTGCATCAGCTCAAAAAGTAAATGTGTCGCTTGAAGATTACAAAGCAATGTTTCCTACTACACAATGGCCGACATTGGATAAAATTGCTTGCTTTTACCAAAGGGTAGACCGTATTCCCCATCGTGGTATTGGCTTACCACCCCGTCCCGCTCTTACATTTGCTAGTATCACCCGTTTTTTGAATAAATTATCACATCCTGACAAAATTGGCCGTAACCCTATTAAAGGCTTATTTCTTTATGATTATCCTAAAGAAAGTGCAACGTTTGCGTATATAAATGTAATGGGCAAATATTTATTTGGAAATCAAAGTGATGACATTGTTAAACAAAGAAAGTTACGAAAGTTATTTCAGCACTACAATATTCGTCATTTGGATGACGTCGAAAATCATGTGTGGCAAATTTTAAATTGTTTGAGTCCCAAAAAAATTAAAACCATTTTGGGTGCTAATTTGGATGAAAGTATTAATTATCCAAAAGTAAGTCATGCAACTTTAGAAGCTATTTGGCAAGCTATTATAGAAGTATTAGCAAATAGATATAATGATGAGCCTGACTTATTCAAAACAGAAAATCATTTCAATCGTCTCTTACACGATGAAAAGATACCGATTATTTTTTTAAAAGGCGAAGCTGGTACGGGCAAAACGCGCTCTTATAAAAAAATTAAAAAGCGGGTTCAATTCCCTTGTTTTGAAGGCGAAGACGGATTGGTAGCCTGGTTAAAACAAACACCAACTTGTCCTACCGTATTATTTTTAGATGAAGCCAACATGGAAAAACCTGGCACCTGGAATTTCTTAAAAGGTCTCATGCGTAAAGATAAGGTTGTTTATTATCATGGAAAGAAATATGAGCTTTCATCCTTTCATAAAGTTGTTATTACGGGCAATCCTGAATCTTATCCGGGACGTTTTTATCACTCTATCTTTCAGGATAGTGCTGAGACAATCTGGTTTAGCATGCCGGATGATTGTTTTATTAAAGATAATATTTTGAAGAAGAAGCTTACTGAATTTAATCTGAATAAAGAGCATTATATTGATGCCTTACTTAATACTTATCATTTGATTGCCAAATTACATCCTACTTTTATCTTCTCGTTACGTGATTTAAAAAATTTGGTCATGCGTTTTTGTGTATTAATGCAAACTCACTCTGATTCAATTGATCATTGGCAGGATTATATTTTTCGTGCCGCTTGTGCTGAATTTGCAGGTACAATCCAAGACACAAATGCTCGAAATCTATTTGTTTCAAAGCTTAGACCTCATGGTTCTCAACTATTTCTTCATTCTGATTCTCACTCGCCTCTAATCTTTATTGCCAGCCATACTGGATTACCATCAGATGCAGCAATGTTGTTAGAAAGCTTAGAGCAAGATTTATTGTTACGCCAATTTGCTCTACAAAATGCTGCAGTACACAAACATTGTTATTATAAAAAAGGTGTTTTACTGATCGGTCCACCTGGAGTGGGTAAATCTTTTCTTTTAAAAACTTTGTTAGAACATCATGGTTTTCATCCGGATGCGCCTTTGTCTTCACAAAAATATTATGAAATTTCTGTAGCAAAAGAAAAAGATATTGCTAAAACATTGACCCGTGCATTTCATGAGGGTGCTATTGTTATTTTGGATGAAATTAATTTAGATAACACTTTAGAAAAATTACTTAATCAATTATTGACCGGTCGAGATTTAAAAGGTCAACGCGCCGATCACCCAGGGTTCATGATTATGGCTTCGCAAAATCCAAATTATTTCGCAGGTCGCCAATCGAATTCAAAATCATTATATAATCGTCTTTCTGTGCGTCATTTTGATTC